In the Chroococcidiopsis sp. SAG 2025 genome, one interval contains:
- a CDS encoding ABC transporter ATP-binding protein yields MSDVLTVRDLQVEFATDDNRLIRAVNGISFELKRGQTLGIVGESGSGKSVTSLAMMGLIPTPGKVTQGQIKFWAADGQAVDLLQLSPAQMQKYRGDRLAMVFQEPMSALNPVFTIGFQLTEAIRLHQNVSQAEARRQATARLQEVKLLPSDEELQQKYFATVKQPNTSARQIQTWVNQQKLAILDRYPHELSGGQLQRVTIAMAISCNPAILIADEPTTALDVTVQATIMDLLRELRDRRQMSMMFITHDLGLVAEIADAIAVMYKGKIVEYGAVEQIFSQPQHPYTKGLLACRPALNSRPQKLLTVADFMTVRETPTGELEIESKQPQYPALIPSEATHQRLDQLQQQPPLLEVKNLQVGFPMRGGFGQTKRYFMAVNGVEFQVYPGETLGLVGESGCGKTTLGRTILRLIQPIGGKIFFAGKDVTTLKGEQLQRLRREMQIVFQNPYSSLDPRMKIGDAVMEPMWIHGTSKTTRQRRERAAEFLAKVGIEPKLMNRYPHEFSGGQRQRICIARALALYPEVKFIICDESVSSLDVSVQAQVLNLLKELQQELKLTYIFISHDLSVVKFMSDRILVMNQGQLVEQGSAETIYSQPQQEYTRRLIASIPTGSPERIHQRQQHISVTSDQ; encoded by the coding sequence ATGAGTGATGTCCTCACAGTTCGCGATTTGCAGGTAGAGTTTGCTACAGATGACAATAGACTCATTAGAGCTGTTAATGGCATCTCATTTGAACTGAAGCGGGGACAAACCCTGGGAATTGTTGGGGAATCGGGTTCGGGTAAGTCAGTCACTTCCCTGGCGATGATGGGACTGATTCCGACTCCTGGGAAGGTGACGCAGGGGCAAATCAAATTTTGGGCAGCAGACGGGCAGGCAGTAGATTTATTGCAACTATCTCCTGCCCAGATGCAGAAATATCGAGGCGATCGCTTGGCAATGGTGTTCCAAGAGCCGATGAGCGCCCTCAACCCAGTCTTTACAATTGGGTTTCAATTAACTGAAGCCATTCGCTTGCACCAAAACGTATCTCAAGCTGAAGCCCGTCGTCAAGCAACTGCGCGGTTGCAGGAAGTAAAACTTTTACCCAGTGACGAAGAGTTACAACAGAAATATTTCGCCACCGTCAAGCAGCCAAATACATCGGCACGCCAAATTCAAACTTGGGTCAACCAACAAAAACTTGCCATACTCGATCGCTATCCCCACGAGCTATCAGGAGGGCAATTACAGCGGGTGACAATTGCAATGGCAATTTCCTGCAATCCCGCCATTTTGATTGCTGACGAGCCTACCACAGCCCTAGACGTGACCGTACAAGCGACGATTATGGACTTGTTGCGGGAATTGCGCGATCGCCGTCAGATGTCGATGATGTTTATTACTCACGACTTGGGATTGGTAGCAGAAATTGCCGATGCGATCGCGGTGATGTACAAGGGGAAAATTGTCGAATACGGTGCGGTAGAGCAAATTTTTTCCCAACCCCAACACCCTTACACGAAAGGCTTATTAGCCTGTCGTCCGGCGCTAAATTCCCGACCGCAAAAACTCCTGACAGTTGCCGACTTCATGACGGTAAGGGAAACCCCTACGGGAGAATTGGAAATTGAGTCAAAACAACCGCAATATCCCGCTTTAATTCCATCAGAAGCCACTCATCAAAGGTTAGACCAACTACAACAACAGCCACCGCTATTAGAAGTCAAAAATCTTCAAGTTGGCTTTCCCATGCGTGGAGGTTTCGGTCAAACAAAGCGCTATTTCATGGCAGTCAATGGCGTGGAGTTTCAAGTTTATCCAGGAGAAACTTTGGGATTAGTCGGTGAATCTGGTTGCGGCAAAACAACTTTGGGTAGAACGATTTTACGGCTGATTCAACCGATTGGTGGAAAAATCTTTTTTGCCGGGAAAGATGTTACCACTCTCAAAGGCGAACAGTTACAGCGACTCCGCCGAGAAATGCAAATCGTGTTTCAAAATCCATATAGTTCTCTCGATCCTCGGATGAAGATTGGCGATGCAGTGATGGAACCAATGTGGATTCATGGCACGAGTAAGACAACGAGACAGCGACGAGAAAGAGCCGCAGAATTTTTAGCTAAAGTTGGGATAGAACCTAAATTGATGAACCGCTATCCGCATGAATTTTCTGGAGGTCAACGGCAGCGGATTTGTATTGCTAGAGCGCTAGCTCTTTATCCTGAAGTTAAATTTATTATCTGCGATGAATCTGTTTCCTCATTAGATGTGTCGGTACAAGCACAGGTACTCAATCTTTTAAAAGAATTACAACAAGAATTAAAGCTTACTTATATTTTTATTTCTCACGATTTGAGCGTGGTGAAATTCATGAGCGATCGCATTTTGGTGATGAATCAAGGACAACTTGTCGAACAAGGGAGTGCTGAAACAATTTACTCCCAACCGCAACAAGAATACACGCGCAGATTAATCGCTTCTATCCCCACAGGTTCGCCAGAAAGAATTCACCAGCGCCAGCAACATATATCAGTGACCAGTGACCAGTGA
- a CDS encoding single-stranded DNA-binding protein, translating to MNSCILMAEIKEEPQLRHVNNDNLLAIAEMMVSIPGLRAEDPPATVRVVGWGKMADEIQQNYHKGDRVIIEGRLGMNTVERQEGFKEKRAELTAQRIHRLDGVNLTSSATEREETSSYIPPAPQPRASAPVERQPTPVAVAAPQESPKPPVEVDEDDIPF from the coding sequence ATGAACAGCTGTATTTTGATGGCAGAAATTAAAGAAGAACCGCAACTACGTCACGTAAATAACGACAACCTGCTGGCGATCGCCGAAATGATGGTGAGTATTCCTGGGCTACGGGCAGAAGACCCCCCAGCGACTGTAAGAGTTGTCGGTTGGGGCAAAATGGCAGACGAAATTCAGCAAAACTACCACAAAGGCGATCGCGTCATTATTGAAGGTCGTTTAGGTATGAATACTGTAGAGCGACAAGAGGGTTTTAAAGAAAAACGAGCTGAATTAACCGCACAACGCATTCACAGGCTGGATGGTGTTAACCTCACCAGCTCCGCCACCGAACGGGAAGAAACAAGTAGCTACATCCCGCCAGCGCCCCAGCCGCGTGCTTCAGCGCCCGTCGAAAGACAACCCACCCCTGTCGCCGTAGCCGCACCGCAAGAGTCGCCTAAGCCACCTGTAGAAGTCGATGAGGATGATATTCCGTTTTAG
- a CDS encoding mannose-1-phosphate guanyltransferase translates to MRAVLMAGGSGTRLRPLTCDLPKPMVPVLNRPIAEHIINLLKRHQITEVIATLHYLPDVMRDYFQDGSDFGVQMTYAVEEDQPLGTAGCVKNIAELLDRTFLVISGDSITDFDLTAAIEFHKQKKSKATVVLTRVPNPIEFGVVITDESQRIRRFLEKPSSSEIFSDTVNTGTYILEPEVLEYLPENQESDFSKELFPLLLEKDEPMYGYIAQGYWCDVGHLDAYRESQYDALDRKVKLDYAYEERSSGIWIGQNTHIDPTANLEAPCLIGDNCRIGARVQISAGTVIGDNVTVGADANLKRPIVWNGALIGDEAHLRACVISRGTRVDRRAHVLEGAVVGSLSTVGEEALISSSVRVWPSKQIESGATLNINLIWGHTAQRNLFGQRGVTGLANIDITPEFAVKLGAAYGSTLKPGAQVTVSRDQRSISRMVTRSLIAGLMSVGINIQNLDATAIPMARTVISTMGVSGGIHVRVHPDRPDYILIEFIDPKGINISKALEKKIEGAYFKEDLRRVQIHEIGNVVYPTQMVSTYCTAFEQHLNVEAVRHSNSKVVIDYSYAVTGAVLPQMLAKFGCDAVVLNASLKPTAVSAVEKEALLMQLGHVVEALKANFGVQVSANGEQMTLVDEAGIPIRGEMLTALMVNMMLTAHPRGTVVVPVHVSSAVEQIARRHDAKIIRTKANPTALMEECRRTPNVVLGGSGETGFIFPQLHPGFDGMFCIAKLIEMLTIQERSLAAIRTELPRVYHKSYTVRCPWTVKGALMRHLVETHPAERLELTDGVKILDRHEDNWILILPDAGEPVVHLFANSNDRDWIDESLREYRHRVQEFVEQEQGVEPSVSSLEGLEAR, encoded by the coding sequence ATGCGCGCAGTACTGATGGCTGGAGGATCTGGAACGCGGCTTCGACCGCTGACTTGCGATCTTCCTAAACCGATGGTTCCAGTGCTGAATCGACCGATCGCAGAACATATTATTAATCTGCTCAAACGGCATCAGATTACAGAAGTGATTGCCACTCTACACTACTTACCTGACGTAATGCGCGACTACTTTCAAGATGGTAGCGACTTTGGCGTACAGATGACCTATGCCGTTGAGGAAGATCAGCCGCTAGGAACGGCAGGCTGCGTCAAAAATATCGCAGAATTGCTCGATCGCACGTTTTTAGTGATTAGCGGTGACAGCATCACAGATTTTGACCTCACCGCAGCCATAGAATTTCACAAACAGAAAAAATCGAAAGCCACTGTAGTTTTAACCCGCGTTCCCAACCCAATTGAATTTGGTGTAGTAATTACAGATGAATCGCAACGCATCCGCCGCTTTTTAGAGAAACCTTCTTCTAGCGAAATTTTTTCTGACACGGTAAATACTGGTACTTATATTTTGGAACCAGAAGTATTGGAATATCTACCAGAAAATCAAGAAAGCGACTTTTCTAAAGAATTATTTCCCTTATTATTGGAAAAAGACGAGCCAATGTATGGTTACATTGCTCAAGGCTACTGGTGCGATGTCGGTCACTTAGATGCTTATCGAGAAAGCCAGTACGACGCACTCGATCGCAAAGTCAAACTCGACTATGCCTACGAGGAGCGGTCTTCAGGAATTTGGATAGGACAAAATACTCACATCGATCCGACTGCCAACCTAGAAGCCCCTTGTTTAATCGGTGATAATTGCCGCATTGGAGCTAGAGTTCAAATTTCTGCGGGTACGGTCATTGGCGACAACGTTACCGTTGGCGCTGATGCCAACCTGAAGCGCCCGATCGTCTGGAATGGAGCGCTGATTGGAGATGAGGCGCACTTGAGAGCTTGTGTCATTTCTCGCGGTACGCGGGTAGACCGTCGCGCCCACGTTTTAGAAGGTGCGGTGGTGGGTTCCTTGTCCACCGTAGGGGAAGAAGCCCTGATCAGTTCCAGCGTCAGAGTTTGGCCCAGCAAGCAAATTGAATCGGGCGCGACGTTAAATATTAACTTAATTTGGGGTCACACCGCTCAGCGCAATCTCTTCGGTCAGCGAGGCGTGACGGGATTGGCAAATATTGACATTACACCCGAATTTGCCGTCAAACTGGGAGCCGCCTATGGTTCGACATTAAAACCAGGGGCGCAGGTGACAGTTTCCCGCGACCAGCGCAGTATTTCTCGCATGGTAACGCGATCGCTAATTGCCGGATTGATGTCGGTCGGGATCAACATTCAAAACCTAGATGCTACCGCAATTCCAATGGCGCGGACTGTAATCTCAACGATGGGAGTGTCTGGAGGCATTCACGTTAGAGTGCATCCCGATCGCCCAGATTACATTTTGATTGAATTTATCGACCCCAAAGGCATCAATATTTCTAAAGCTCTAGAAAAGAAAATTGAAGGGGCTTATTTTAAAGAAGACCTGCGGCGCGTGCAAATTCACGAAATTGGTAATGTCGTCTATCCAACCCAAATGGTATCTACCTACTGCACGGCATTCGAGCAACACCTCAATGTCGAAGCGGTGCGTCACAGTAACTCTAAAGTCGTGATCGACTACTCTTATGCAGTTACTGGGGCAGTCCTACCGCAAATGTTAGCTAAATTCGGCTGCGATGCAGTGGTGTTAAATGCTAGCCTCAAACCAACCGCCGTCAGTGCCGTAGAGAAAGAAGCATTACTGATGCAATTGGGTCACGTCGTCGAAGCACTCAAAGCTAACTTTGGCGTGCAGGTGTCGGCGAATGGCGAACAAATGACCTTAGTAGATGAAGCAGGTATCCCCATTCGGGGCGAAATGCTGACGGCTTTGATGGTCAACATGATGCTGACAGCACACCCCAGAGGCACTGTCGTCGTACCCGTTCACGTTTCTAGCGCTGTAGAGCAAATTGCCCGTCGTCACGATGCGAAAATCATTCGTACCAAGGCAAACCCCACCGCCTTGATGGAAGAATGCCGTCGCACGCCAAACGTAGTTTTAGGCGGAAGTGGAGAAACAGGCTTTATTTTCCCGCAATTGCATCCAGGGTTCGACGGAATGTTCTGCATCGCCAAGCTGATCGAGATGCTGACCATTCAAGAGCGATCGCTTGCCGCTATTCGCACCGAACTCCCCCGCGTCTACCACAAATCTTATACAGTCCGGTGTCCGTGGACGGTCAAAGGGGCGTTGATGCGTCATCTCGTCGAAACCCATCCAGCAGAAAGACTCGAACTGACCGACGGTGTAAAGATTCTCGATCGCCATGAAGATAATTGGATTTTGATCTTGCCAGATGCAGGGGAACCAGTGGTACATTTGTTCGCAAATAGTAACGATCGAGATTGGATAGATGAATCCCTGCGGGAATACCGTCACCGCGTTCAAGAGTTCGTAGAACAAGAACAAGGAGTGGAGCCATCCGTCTCATCTCTTGAAGGACTAGAGGCAAGATAG
- a CDS encoding cobalt-precorrin-6A reductase: protein MSRRAEGAGEAEGEIIQNSPHSSLLTPLWLIGGTQESAQLAETIALADLPCIISVTTESARALYPDAACLQVWVGRFTLLEIEAFVQQQGIIGVLDASHPYAVEISQTAIAVCRNFNIPYLRYERPVLTQGAAKGKFDSFESLLSGDYLQGRRVLLTVGYRPLHLFQSWQDRATLFARILPSTIALESALKAGFTNDRLICLRPPISAALEAALWRQWHISVVVTKASGAPGGEDVKRTVAAELGIDLIAIDRPTVEYLQQTSDLSVALDFCRMLFG from the coding sequence ATGAGTAGGAGAGCTGAGGGAGCTGGGGAAGCTGAGGGAGAAATAATCCAAAATTCTCCTCACTCCTCACTCCTCACTCCTCTGTGGCTGATTGGTGGAACGCAGGAAAGCGCTCAATTGGCTGAGACGATCGCGTTGGCTGATTTGCCGTGTATAATTTCTGTCACAACGGAATCAGCTCGGGCGCTCTACCCCGATGCGGCTTGTCTGCAAGTGTGGGTGGGGCGTTTTACCTTATTGGAAATCGAAGCATTTGTACAACAGCAAGGGATAATTGGCGTATTGGATGCTTCCCATCCCTATGCTGTAGAAATTTCTCAAACTGCGATCGCAGTATGTCGCAATTTTAACATTCCTTATTTACGTTACGAGCGCCCTGTTTTGACGCAGGGAGCAGCAAAAGGGAAATTTGATAGTTTTGAGTCTTTGCTGTCAGGGGACTACTTACAGGGACGACGGGTGTTACTAACTGTAGGTTATCGACCTCTGCATCTGTTTCAATCTTGGCAGGATCGGGCAACTTTATTTGCTCGCATTTTACCTAGCACAATTGCCTTAGAATCTGCTTTGAAGGCTGGGTTTACTAACGATCGCTTAATTTGTCTGCGTCCGCCAATTTCGGCGGCTTTGGAGGCAGCTTTGTGGCGACAATGGCATATTTCTGTGGTGGTGACTAAAGCTTCTGGTGCGCCTGGGGGAGAGGATGTGAAGCGGACTGTGGCTGCTGAATTGGGGATCGATTTAATTGCGATCGATCGTCCAACTGTTGAATATTTGCAGCAAACTAGCGATTTATCAGTGGCTCTAGATTTTTGCCGCATGTTATTTGGATAG
- a CDS encoding 2OG-Fe(II) oxygenase: MKYYHQQPSCFPSNYLNDLWGEIQACPYFTTNNLNRDFVGTKGFSVVFQRAGIAEVEQKFPYFKPYINLALRSDCNAFYLNPLLLTAGSRVDPHIDRSLRSYCKTIEPPAFVSVLYVQLQPDMQGGELVLRCDKRQVGQIKPQVNTLVYFQGNLTHSVNQVQTPGKRLSLVCEQYSLSESELREIPKFTVESRVNQFSKRKK, translated from the coding sequence CTGAAATACTACCACCAACAACCATCGTGCTTCCCCAGCAACTACCTCAACGACTTATGGGGAGAAATTCAAGCGTGTCCCTACTTTACTACCAACAACCTCAACCGTGACTTCGTAGGAACCAAAGGATTTTCTGTAGTATTTCAGCGTGCTGGAATAGCAGAAGTAGAACAAAAATTTCCCTACTTTAAACCATATATTAATTTAGCCCTGCGATCAGATTGTAATGCCTTTTACCTCAATCCCTTACTCCTAACCGCAGGCTCCCGTGTCGATCCGCATATCGATCGCTCCTTACGTTCCTATTGTAAAACCATCGAACCACCCGCTTTTGTCAGCGTCCTCTACGTGCAACTACAACCAGATATGCAAGGAGGAGAACTAGTACTGCGTTGCGATAAACGTCAAGTCGGACAAATTAAACCGCAAGTTAATACATTAGTATACTTTCAAGGCAATTTAACCCATTCCGTCAATCAAGTACAAACCCCAGGAAAGCGCCTCAGCTTAGTTTGCGAACAGTATAGTTTGAGCGAGTCTGAACTGCGGGAAATCCCAAAGTTTACTGTCGAGTCAAGAGTAAATCAGTTCTCAAAGAGAAAAAAGTAA
- a CDS encoding PIN domain-containing protein: protein MSFIALTKYHPIILMDTGMIVAYYSADDKYHAQVRRFFELCTSQVVTTVACATEAMHLLAADWRVQNEFLIHVSNGIFNCEHLQNQDFSRIAELNRQYIDINPDFADLALVAISERLDISAIATLDADFDIYRRYRKQPFERVFRPS from the coding sequence ATGAGCTTTATAGCTTTGACAAAATACCATCCCATAATTCTGATGGATACGGGGATGATAGTTGCATACTACAGTGCCGATGACAAATATCATGCCCAAGTGCGGAGATTTTTTGAACTTTGCACGAGTCAAGTAGTCACTACGGTTGCTTGCGCCACTGAAGCCATGCACTTGCTAGCAGCCGACTGGCGAGTACAAAATGAGTTTTTGATACATGTGAGTAACGGAATATTTAACTGCGAACACTTGCAAAACCAAGACTTTTCGCGGATTGCTGAGTTAAATAGGCAATATATAGATATCAATCCAGACTTTGCAGATCTGGCTCTGGTGGCTATTTCCGAACGACTGGATATTAGTGCGATCGCCACATTAGATGCAGACTTCGATATTTACAGACGCTACCGCAAGCAGCCATTCGAGCGCGTATTTCGTCCCAGCTAA
- a CDS encoding heavy-metal-associated domain-containing protein: MALQLKVPSIVCDGCAETITKAVKSVDADAQVDVDVSAKTVKVAGAQSEESIKQAITATGHTVE; the protein is encoded by the coding sequence ATGGCACTGCAACTGAAGGTTCCTAGTATTGTCTGCGATGGCTGTGCAGAAACTATTACTAAAGCGGTTAAATCTGTTGATGCAGATGCTCAAGTTGATGTGGATGTCTCGGCTAAGACTGTTAAAGTGGCAGGCGCACAGTCTGAAGAGTCCATTAAACAAGCTATTACGGCTACTGGTCACACGGTAGAGTAG
- a CDS encoding type II toxin-antitoxin system VapB family antitoxin translates to MRTNVELDDTLVEEAFRLTNVRTKKELLHLALQELIRSQKKKNLLDLTGKIEFYDDYDPKALRTNRHAAD, encoded by the coding sequence ATGCGAACCAACGTTGAGCTTGACGATACATTAGTTGAAGAAGCCTTTCGACTTACCAACGTCCGCACTAAAAAGGAACTTTTGCATCTAGCACTACAAGAATTAATCCGCTCTCAGAAAAAGAAAAATCTACTCGATTTGACTGGAAAAATTGAGTTTTACGACGATTACGATCCCAAAGCACTCAGAACAAACCGCCATGCTGCTGATTGA
- a CDS encoding PIN domain nuclease: MLLIDTSVWVGVFRDKTGLVRQQLQSIISDRDVILTRFSQLELLQGCRDDREWRLLHGYLQTQDYVELSSESWQAAARIYFELRRQGLTVRSLIDCCIAQLALDYALILIHDDRDFEIISSIRPLQQIRFQSK, from the coding sequence ATGCTGCTGATTGATACATCTGTTTGGGTAGGTGTATTTCGAGATAAAACAGGACTTGTACGCCAGCAGCTTCAATCGATAATTAGCGATCGCGATGTGATTCTAACTCGTTTCAGCCAGCTAGAACTATTACAAGGATGTCGAGACGATCGCGAGTGGAGATTATTGCACGGCTACTTGCAAACCCAAGATTATGTAGAATTAAGTTCTGAATCTTGGCAAGCGGCTGCACGTATATACTTTGAATTACGCAGACAAGGATTAACTGTACGTAGTCTGATTGACTGCTGTATTGCTCAATTGGCTCTAGACTACGCATTAATTCTAATTCACGACGATCGCGATTTTGAAATTATTAGCAGCATCCGACCACTGCAACAAATCCGCTTTCAGTCAAAATAG
- a CDS encoding Uma2 family endonuclease: MTVTTYKWTIERYHRAIEAGIFDDQRLELWRGDLIVMPPEREPHAYYNTEAADYLRTLLGERAKIRDAKPVTLPNNSEPALDIAIVKPLGEVYLEHHPYPEDIFWIIEFFNTTLNKDLGEKKDIYAEAGITEYWVVNLKDRCLQVFRDLKNGQYNTELTLTTGTITPLAFPDVSVQVERLIGVSY; encoded by the coding sequence ATGACTGTAACTACCTACAAATGGACAATTGAACGATATCACCGAGCAATAGAAGCAGGCATTTTTGATGACCAGCGCCTAGAATTATGGCGCGGTGACCTCATTGTTATGCCCCCAGAACGAGAACCCCACGCCTACTACAACACAGAAGCCGCCGATTATCTCCGCACGCTACTCGGCGAACGGGCAAAAATCCGCGATGCTAAACCTGTAACTCTGCCAAATAATTCCGAACCTGCCCTCGACATTGCCATTGTCAAACCTTTAGGTGAAGTTTACCTAGAACACCATCCTTACCCTGAAGATATTTTCTGGATTATCGAATTTTTTAACACCACCTTAAATAAAGATTTAGGTGAAAAAAAAGATATCTACGCAGAAGCAGGTATTACTGAATATTGGGTTGTTAACCTCAAAGATCGATGTTTGCAAGTATTTCGCGACCTCAAAAATGGGCAGTACAACACCGAACTAACACTAACTACAGGTACTATTACCCCTCTAGCTTTTCCTGATGTATCCGTCCAAGTTGAGCGCCTCATAGGTGTGAGCTATTAA
- a CDS encoding tyrosine-type recombinase/integrase, translated as MSQLSRLTSPKSSFNIQPQEDILGNLLANKRSENTRRAYAKDLKDFFVTMAGVEPDRNLIAEFLQLSRFNATALVLKYKAVLIDRNLSEATINRRLAAIKSLVNYARQIGMCDYSLDDIAGEKVKAYRDTSGVSLEAYRQVLDIVDRNTLKGKRDYAILRLLWDNALRRGELVKANINDFDPDRRSLTIYGKGRGTQAETISLSESTVAALQEWLCERGKAKRNEPLFIALDRASYGHRLTGTAIYKIVQAMAETAGLKKRLSPHRVRHSGITAALDATGGNVRMVQKLSRHARLDTLMVYDDNRQNHQAEVTGLLAALIEGES; from the coding sequence ATGAGCCAATTAAGTCGGCTGACATCCCCTAAATCGAGTTTCAACATCCAACCCCAAGAAGACATTTTGGGAAATTTATTGGCGAATAAGCGCAGCGAAAATACTCGTCGCGCCTATGCTAAAGATTTAAAAGATTTTTTCGTCACGATGGCAGGAGTTGAACCAGATCGCAATTTGATTGCCGAATTTCTCCAACTTTCTCGATTTAATGCGACAGCCTTAGTACTTAAATATAAGGCAGTTCTGATCGATCGCAATTTATCGGAAGCAACAATTAACCGTCGATTAGCCGCAATAAAATCTTTAGTTAACTATGCGCGTCAAATTGGGATGTGCGATTACAGTTTGGATGATATTGCAGGAGAGAAGGTAAAGGCTTATCGCGATACGAGTGGGGTGAGTTTAGAAGCATATCGTCAGGTATTAGATATTGTCGATCGCAACACGCTTAAAGGCAAACGCGATTATGCCATACTACGATTGTTGTGGGATAATGCCTTGAGACGCGGGGAATTAGTTAAAGCTAATATAAACGATTTCGATCCAGACAGGCGATCGCTAACTATATATGGAAAAGGTCGAGGCACTCAAGCTGAGACAATTAGTTTATCTGAGTCTACCGTAGCAGCATTGCAAGAATGGTTGTGCGAACGCGGTAAAGCTAAGCGTAACGAACCATTATTTATTGCACTCGATCGCGCTAGTTACGGTCATCGTCTCACTGGTACTGCTATATATAAGATCGTACAGGCAATGGCAGAAACAGCAGGATTGAAAAAACGCCTTAGCCCCCACAGGGTTCGACATTCTGGAATTACGGCTGCATTGGATGCGACAGGTGGAAACGTTCGCATGGTACAGAAATTATCTCGTCATGCCAGATTAGATACGTTGATGGTTTACGACGACAATCGCCAAAATCACCAAGCCGAAGTCACCGGATTATTAGCAGCATTGATTGAAGGAGAATCGTAG
- a CDS encoding tyrosine-type recombinase/integrase, whose translation MKASKGSVVVESFKDRLRLRWRVAGKRYCLSLGLPDTQESRMLAELKARQIELDAISGNFDTTLTKYKPQSLTEKPVNDAQLLTCAELFQQFMEYKSQSLHPRSLDRYKTTLKYLYQFYYREDETRKLLAAQNAIAILQTHAEQFNAWLQSKNAERARKERLILLSACWSWGMTKGFVESNPWKGLHKQVESAPKQPLKPFTQEEVKAILAAFKTHPQYKHYADFVEFLFLTGVRTTEAIALRWLHITADLSSIWVGESISRGVPQTNKARSIPLNDRIRLLLQARKPENYSSDDLIFPSPEGLPIDDRNFRNRAWVKMLELANVEYRKPSNTRHTFICMCLSAGVNPAVVAQITGCDLQSLDRDYAEYIPSLSILPDLFGNW comes from the coding sequence ATGAAGGCAAGTAAAGGTTCGGTTGTTGTAGAAAGTTTTAAGGATAGGCTGAGGCTGCGTTGGCGAGTTGCAGGAAAGCGGTATTGTTTATCTTTAGGATTGCCAGATACGCAAGAGAGTCGAATGTTAGCGGAGTTGAAGGCACGTCAGATTGAGTTAGATGCAATTTCTGGTAACTTTGACACCACTCTAACTAAATATAAACCCCAAAGCTTAACTGAAAAACCAGTTAATGACGCGCAACTCCTCACTTGTGCCGAACTATTCCAACAGTTTATGGAATATAAGTCTCAGTCTTTACATCCCAGAAGTTTAGATCGCTACAAGACAACTCTGAAATACCTATACCAGTTTTACTATCGAGAGGATGAGACGCGGAAATTACTAGCCGCACAAAATGCGATCGCAATTCTACAAACTCATGCGGAACAATTTAATGCTTGGCTTCAGAGTAAGAACGCCGAACGCGCCAGGAAAGAACGATTAATTCTACTCAGTGCTTGTTGGAGTTGGGGAATGACGAAAGGTTTTGTGGAATCGAACCCTTGGAAAGGTTTACATAAGCAGGTGGAGTCAGCACCTAAACAACCACTCAAACCATTTACACAAGAGGAAGTTAAGGCAATTTTAGCTGCTTTCAAAACTCACCCTCAATACAAACACTATGCCGATTTTGTCGAATTTTTATTTTTAACTGGGGTGCGAACTACTGAGGCGATCGCTTTACGCTGGCTGCATATTACTGCCGATCTGTCAAGTATTTGGGTTGGAGAATCTATCAGTCGGGGTGTACCTCAAACAAATAAAGCTCGCTCTATTCCCTTAAATGACAGAATTAGATTATTGCTCCAAGCTAGAAAGCCTGAGAACTATTCATCAGACGATCTTATCTTCCCGAGTCCTGAAGGATTACCAATTGACGATCGCAATTTTCGCAATCGTGCTTGGGTAAAAATGTTGGAGTTGGCTAATGTAGAATATCGCAAACCTTCTAATACAAGACACACGTTTATTTGTATGTGTTTGAGTGCGGGTGTAAATCCGGCTGTGGTGGCTCAAATTACGGGTTGCGATCTGCAATCTCTCGATCGCGATTATGCTGAGTATATTCCGTCTTTGTCGATTCTTCCAGATTTGTTTGGTAATTGGTGA